The Tenebrio molitor chromosome 2, icTenMoli1.1, whole genome shotgun sequence DNA segment ATTGAGAGGGAACACCTGATGGACGAAACAATGGAAATGATGTTTCAAGTGAATACTGGTGATTCAGATTTCAGTGACAGTGAAGATTCTGAAGCATCTGATTGTGAAAGTGATGACACTGACTCTGGTtgatattatttatgtttcttgttcgtatcccacctccacccggcggcacggcaattttgccggagtacatacactattacggatattactatcaagtaatagtgcagtgcttatcaacataattaccggcgtgtCGCCTcctgttgtgtattatgttctgtgtcaatgttaaggaacttcctcacgatgtgacatgagtataataatatacctttttgaatttcaactaccaatgtgttatctaaatccagaatttttaaaaagagattgcggtgcTATTCCCGCtactgaaattacaagtggtaaaatcgaaattttttctaaacaccaaagatttctcatagcaacggagagctctaaatatttattaatttttgtgttatatgtctgtgttatattgtgtgaatttggaacagctatatctaaaagatatgcttgcttttgttgtttatttaaaattataatgtctggtctgttatgctttatgaatgtcagttaaaattgttctatcaaaatataacttgtaactgtcattttccaaacaactttctggtgtataactataatgtggttgtgtattctttaataaattgaatttaacagccaaattcatgtgtataattttagcgaatatatcgtgacgttttttatattcgctttgagccaaaacggtgcaagaagaaatgatgtgtaaaccgcatatgtgttttttataatttcttgtatttataacacgatcttgtattgcaaatataaaacccatgcatgagaggcctgaatattaacttctggttgttccagttctttaaagtatctcccatgtaaagacttctgttttgtATTCTTCTGGAATTATTCTCTGTTAAACAATAAACTATTATTATCACTATTATAATTTGTTGCACTTACTGcattcatatttttataaataatttctcCATATTTAAACGTTGATTAGAGCAAACACTGTTACTTTTACTTTTCCTCAAAAATAATGACACAATTCaaaaatagaaacatttaGCGTTTATTTAGTGCGAAGTCGGCATAAAGACACTTGTTGCATAACAGGTACACTAACAATAGTTCGAAAAGAACCTACTTGTTTTGATTTCGAAAGATATGACAacacaaaatcaaactttGCACCTTAGCGTGTCTAataatgtcaaagtgacgtaggcaaatttttaaaatttattcaataatttttagtaCCTATCTATtgatataaattataaaaataataaatcctATCACATAAATCAAACTTTGTCGAACGTCAAATAGCtgggaaaaaacattttgctACGCCACTGCGCTCGGTACCCCTTCCACTTCAACGCGCAGCAAAGGTCACGTGGCAGGTTCTTCTCTATTCAAATTACCTCTACCGTGATCAACAAGGCGGTTCCCCCAGGATGAGGCCCTTCCATTGCACCGAGGTCGGGCTGACCCCTGCGATTATCCCTAATGCGGATAACTCGGGCGCACAATTTTTGGTAGTCGGGACTGCGTGCGCGCTGTCCCGGTCTAATTTAATCTAAACTAAAATGTTTATAGTTTTAGCACTTTTAGTACTTATAGTTTACACAGTTTCATCAGTCAGTCATACATTTATTCCAATTTCTTATCTCTGTGTAGGTAaggtatgtaattttatttccatCTTCTACGTAAATGACAGCTTACAGACATTTGTGGTATAACTGGTAGAGGGCGATTCAAACCAGAACAAGACAAGGGCGGGGCTTAAGATGCGCGCCGTTAAAGTGACCAGTGGCGTATGAAACTATTACTActtgattaaaataataaacattacGAAATGAATGGGCAAAATTGATTTGAATTATCATCAgggcttttttttattttacacaaCACGAGTAGTACACAAGCACAACTGACAGACAACAATAAGCGTAAAAACgggaaaaattttactttctaACGCCGCCACTGTAATACACGTGCTTCCCTTCTGAAACAATGGACTGAGCCGACGTCTTTCTACGCAGACTACGTGATGTCCTGTTCTAAGGTACtagatcaacacactacgtatAGAGGTACCGCCATTCCATTCCTCGCGAGAGTGGATTGTAAGATAAAGAAATCAAATGCAAATTTCACAAGTGAAATAAGGAAGACAATAGTTTTggggatttttttaatgaaataatggcattactacaatgtcaaaaatttgttaggttatgtcgcccattattaatcaaaattttttaactgaaatgttttactggttgcagatatttttttaattaaaatttacaaaaaccactaataaaacccaaacaagttaccaaatttttaatcgtttaaaaatacaatattaaaaaatattttgaactgCTCTTCTCATTCCCATAATTTTACTGTCACATTTTGACCACAATTAATAATTCTCAGAAGATTCGTAAAAGGGTAGTTTTGGTTAAAGAGAGTTTCGGGATTAGGCTTTAGTGTTTAGTTGGGAAACAAATGAAGTTGCAAGATGATCTACAGTAACTAAAATCTAGGAAAAAAGTTTAGATATTGAAACAgtacataattattgttaataaaataaattactaatgtggcggagggatagtataaaaaaaagttataggTATAGGTAGCTGTTTAAACTATCAGACACAAAAATACCTATAATAAATATACCTATATTCATAGGTTCCAGTAACAGATGAGGGAAAACTTCAGGTTTCAATCGCTGCAAATCTTCAGCCCAAAAGAAATCATCTTTACTAAAATGTTTctgcaaatgaaaataatattaagtATACTGTAGCCACTTACTTATATCACCTAACATAAGAAAAACtaaatctttactttattACTTTATTATGTAGATACTTACACAGCAGATTTGTAGACagtctcaatttttttagCCACTGTTCCCTCCGTACTCTGTTTTTGACTCCTAATATTAAATTGCTTGTTACTGTATATAAGTATATGCTACGAGTATATGTAACGGGTGTCTTACCGTTTGGaacataaaacaatttaaatccattttttcTAGAACTTGAACAGCCGCTAACACAACACTTGTTACTGACCATGttaaagtattaaaataaacgcaAGTAACTGAACCAAGTTAAAAGATGTAACgagaacaaagaaataaatgacaatactTAAACACAAACGAAAACTGTAACGAAATAATAAGTTAGATGAATCGTCAACGAGGATTATTAAATATGCAGCAGAATAATGACACtactttttgtcaaattacgtcaaatcatttttggattgtgttttttttatcccCAGTTTGAGTAGATTGTGCGACAAGGACAGACATAAAAAATCACTAATGGCGGTACCTCTatacgtagtgtgttgatctaGTTACCTTATCCTGTTCTGGTTTGAATCGCCCTCTAACTAAGTAAATGAGTAGTTACGGGTAGAGCCCTGTAATATTTTACAGGCTCGTAGAAGAGACCTGTAATATTTTACGATGCtcatcaaaataaaaaggGTAAAAGGGCTCTCCTTCGGCTTTCCAGTCATATCCTTCTGTCGCCAGTAAAACCCGTTACGTTAcgtattgttgaatattttatttgttccacatttgtaaataactattcacGTTGGGAAGAACagttgtggtgcaaatgacctgacctgttactatgacaactcatatgaaagttaatgccaaatgtgtgcgatttgcaccactgatgttcaatccaacaTGAATAGGATATACAAACTATTATCCCatcaattgttgcaattacatactgtcacgagcaaaaaaaaactggtcgtcaaaatcatgttttaacgtaatggaaaatgctccattgtaaaacgatcgtaaaatcataacctatcatcatgttgtatgacattaattgacactaattatttaatcttttaacactttgttgacgtgggcataatcaggcagggaaaaatgtttaatttgtgacaatctaaccaaattttgaaatgacattgacgaccagaattttttgctcgcgacagtacgttgataatgcattttgatccgtTTTAGAAAGTCATTTTCATCGCTCTTGGGATCGAATCAGTAGAGAACCGGACTTGCAGCGTTGGTAATTCCGTGGGTATTTTCTTGGATTTCAGGAAAATCGCTTCAAAATCTTCTTCGGGCATTAAAgccattctttcttttctttctttttgcaacaatCTTCACAATACTTCTGagagtatttttgttgtttatctcaacaccatGACGACGTAGTTATAATCGCCCCACcgcctttcattacaaaatttttataaacataaataataattaaaaaacgaaatttaaaggctgaagatgtaaataaaagtttgtatgcaactcgcttagcaattaatctttactgggcTTACTGGCTTATGGAGACTCGTTCCTTACGTCACTCGTCCCACAAAAGCCAGCGCGCCCGAAAGGCTCGGATACACGATGCCAGTAACTCGTACCAGTTACTAAAACCGAGTACTGGAAACAAGTATTTCGTAAGAGTttggggcgtattctgtaatttttaaaggggcgttaaaattttagcgtcgtttaaaatttaaaatttcacgtcctgattggtcattgctatgacaacttaattaaacgccctttaaaaattaggggagcagttacagaatacgccccaGTAGCGTCTATATAgttttttagtaaatttcaTGCTAGTACAAGAAAGTAGAAAATATtaagataatttatttttgaataagtTATCTATATGTTTTAATCACCTTAAATGGGATTTCGcgaaacaaattttgtaaaataaattaagtttGTTCATGggagaaagttgaattaaattttaaattctttaaCACATTAACCTTTAACTCTTTATCTCTTTAGACAAGATGGTCAACAATTAGATGTATTGGTGTTTCTGGTTCTACATTTGCTTATCAACTAACTTAAAACTAACgaaaatatacaaaaagtAAATTCGCACCCCCTCTCCGTCATGGGTAGTACGCTGGTGGTCTTTTGCAAGATGTGACTGAGCCAGATGGCGGGACTTTCCCACTATTGTGAAAGAGACCACCAACGTACCGGCACCGGGGATGATTGTCGACAGGAATATTGGAAGCGGCGTCATAAACTAAATTGGACCGGCCGCTCCAACATCCCGCCCCTCATTGAAGGCTTCCttcaatattaaatttaaacggtATATACAAATCAATTATGTATGACACATCGGTGTGCACATGTACAATTGAAACTTATGACTAAAGAACAAacgacaaaacaaaaaacaaaagaaaacgaaatgaatacaaacaaacaaaccaAAATGGGTAAATAGGCACTATcactaaaagttcaaaaaagttCGAACGCTCTCACTGGTTAAATGTACATAGAGGCCATGGGTAAAACACACACTTTGTTTATTGAGCGGGTCACTTCACCTTTTGAAGTTTCTAAAGTCACCACACGCACACAACCATCCTTTCCTGGGTGTAGGCGAACGACACGTGCCAAGCGCCATTGAAGGGGTGGTGAATTGTCTTACTTGATGACCGCTAACTCGCCCACTTCGATGTTTGGAAGACGCTGGTTCCACTTACGGCGGGGTTGTAGTTGCGTCAGGTAGTCCACGGACCACCTTTTCCAAAAATGCTGCCGAAGTTGTTCCACATATTGCCATCGAGACAGCCGGTTGATGGGCAAAGGCGTTACGTCATGCTCCACGGGGGCAGTGAGCAGATCACCTATTAAGAAGTGGCTTGGGGAAAGGGCGATTAGGTCATTGGGGTCGTTGGAGATGGGTGTCAAAGGACGTGAATTCAGGCAGGCTTCGATCTGTGTTAATACCGTGTGCATCTCCTCATATGTTAGTGATGTCAGACCAATCACTCTTTTAAGGTGTGACTTTACGGACCGGATACCTGCCTCCCATATCCCACCGTGATGGGGACTATGGGGAGGAATGAAATGCCACCGGACCGTACGATCGGCTAGCCGGTCAATTACATCGCGTTCGAATTTTTGCGACTTTAACATTTCGCCAAGTTCGGATAATTCATTACGAGCACCCACAAAATTTGTTCCGTTGTCCGAATATAAATTTGCAACGTGCCCGCGACGGGATATGAAGCGTTTGAGAGCGCCCAAAAACGATTGAGAACTCAAATCTCCGACGAGCTCTAAATGTAACGCTTTGGTCGCAAAGCAGACAAACAGGGCGATATAACCCTTTACCGTCCTTTTGCCTCTACCTCGACCCTCTTTCAGGTACACTGGACCGCCAAAGTCAACGCCGCTGTTGAGAAAAGGTCGGGCCGGTTGAACGCGATCTTTGGGCAACTCACCCATTAATTGATACGATGTCGTCGGGTTTGCTCGGAAACATTTGAGGCAATTGTGAATGATTCGTCGCACCACGGAGCGCCCCGACATGGGCCAGTACCTTTGTCGCAGAGAGGCCAATGTAGCCTGAGGGCCGGCATGCAATAATGAGATGTGCTCCGATTGAACGATTAATTCGGTGATTTCGCACTTAGGTAACACTATTGGGTGCTTAACGTCCGAATGAGCGCCGGAATTTCTTAAACGACCTCCGACACGTATGAGTCCGCTATCGTCGAGGAAAGGGTTGAGTGATATCAGACGACTTTTCTTGCTGACTTGACGACCGCCCTCGAGTTCTTTGATTTCGGTACTAAACGCTTGATGCTGTACGTTTTTTAGGATGATAAGCATTGATCTTTGTAATTCAGATACTTTCAAGGGACCGGTGTGCTTTGTGATGGGCTTTCGACAGTTTTCCGCGAATCGTAAACAGTACGACAACACGCGTTGTAGTTTGCGCAACGATGAAAatcgagtaaaaaaatctggtGGTAACATTTTCTCGGAAGTTATCGCGACAGCAACCACACGTCGTTGTTCCGGCAACTCCTGATCGTTGGCGAAGTTTGGATTCGTCTGACAGTACTTCGGCCAATGCTGTGCCTCGTCTGACAACCAGGATGGCCCGTGCCACCATAATGGAGAATCAATCAATTCGCGGGGTGAACAGCCTCGCGAAATTATGTCAGCGGGATTGTCTTTGGTGTTGACGTAACTCCAGACgcaattttttgttaacatCTGAATCTCGGAAACACGGTTTGCGACGAACGTTTTCCAAGTCGCTGGCTCGGCCGCTAACCACGACAAAACGATTTGAGAATCGAGGGAGAGTTATTGTCTTGAGGGGTGCCACTCGAGATTTAGCGCAAAGTAACCGGGTTTGATGGGGTGTCGCGGTGTTTAAGGATCTGATATAGATGCATGCTCCGTAAGCGCGTTCGGATGCATCGCAAAAACCGTGGAGTTCGAATCCAATGGGATTCTGATTCGAAGTTACCTGCCGAGGAATCTCCAACTGATTCAATTCAGGTAAGCTGGCAATGAATGAATCCCAGGTAGTCAGGATCCTTATTGGGACGGACTCATCCCACCCAACATTTAACGACCATAGCGATTGGAtcattaattttgcaattagGATGACCGGACCCACAAGACCGAGAGGGTCAAAAATCTGCGCGGTGATTGATAAGATTCGTCGCTTGGTTACCCGATTTCCTGACTGGATCTGACATATGGAATATTTTAACGCGTCATGTGTGCAATTCCATAATAGACCTAATGTTTTGGAGTCGCCATGTTTATCGAAATTCACCATGACTTCATTTTCACTTAACGTGGGCAATAGCTCGGGGCAATTTGATGCCCATTTGTTTAACGGGAAACAGCCTTTGTCAAGGATTGCCACTATATTGTCGCGTAACGCGCGCGCTTCGCGAACCGTTTTTGCTCCAGTTAGCAGGTCGTCCACATACGTGTCCTGCATGATTGACCGCTGAGCTTCGGGATTATTTGAGCCTTCTTCCAGTGCTACCTGTTGTATGCATCGCGTAGCCAGGTAGGACGATGACGCCATGCCGTAGGTAACCGTGTTAAGCTCGTAAACTTGAACCGGATGGGACGGGTCGCGACGCCATAAAATTCGTTGGTACTTTCTGTCCTCTTTGTCCAATTGTATTTGCCGatacatttttgttatatCCGCGGATATCACGATGTTATGCAACCTAAAACGCGTAATGATAGCAAAGAGATCCTGTTGTACCACCGGACCTACCATTAATTTGTCGTTTAGACTGACACCGTTAGAGGTTTTGGCCGATGCGTCAAAGACTACGCGCAATTTAGTGGAAACACTGGACTCTTTTACTACCGAGTGGTGAGGTAAAAAATACCCGTCGTTGGAGAACATTTCGCGATCTTCAATTGTTACCGGTGACATGTGATGCAAAGATTGATATTCGTCCAAGAACAATTGATAGGAAACGCGCAAATCCGGAGATCTTTTTAATCGTCTTTCAAGACCGTGTAACCTTTTCAAAGCGATGTCATAAGACGACCCTAACTCTTTTGAATTGTCTTTGAATGGTAGTCTGACTGTGAATCGGCCGTCATTGTCGCGTTTGACGGTGGAGATGAAATGTGTCTCACACGCTCGTTCAGCGGATTCACTGCGCTGGTTACGACGTGTAAATTCGTCACGGAATTTTGCGGAAGTTTGGCAGGTAGACGCATTGCGCCCCCGGCTATCCATCCCAGGTGGGTCTTTTGGAAAACCGGGTGCACTTTGGTGGCCTTGATTTGACCGACACAGAGGAGGTCCCAAAAGATTTCAGCACCGATTAGAATATCTATGGGACCGGAACGATGAAATTGCGGATCCGCTAGCTTGATGTTATTTGGGATTTGGAGGAGACTTGCATTTATCGATTCCGCCGGCACTGAATGAGTTATGATCGGTACTACAAGACAATTCAAGTTAGCACCGAACGCATTGTGAAATGATTTGACTTGCAGACTGGCGATTTTATTGACAATGCTGCCGTTAGCATTACCAATTCCGGTGACGCGGATGTTGGTTTCTTTCGAATTGACCCTTAAACGTTTGCAAGTTTCGATCGTTACGAAGTTGGATTGAGACCCAACATCAATCAATGCGCGACACGATTGATATTGGCCGGTGTTGTCTCGTACGAGAATGACTGCTGTTGATAAAAGTACCTGCGATTCGTAACTATGACAGTGATGGTTAGCTACGATCGGGGTGTCTTCAGCCGCGTTCGTTGTCACAGGTGCTGCGGGTTCCGTCAAATGGAGCAATgagttgtgcattttattacaaattttacaaactcCTGACTTGCATTGGGACACGGAATGTGAGGTGCTCCTCAAgcaattgaaacataattttaacctTTTGACTTCGGCGATCCGAGCCGAAacggacaaatttaaaaattgtttgcattGATACATAAAATGGTTTTGATTGCACAACTTGCACGAGGGCTGTTGCGTAGCCAAGTTGGAGGAAGATCTCGTGAACGGCGCTTTTGATTTCTGTTGCGGATTTGACTTGGATTGAACGTCACGGTTCTTTTCGGGGTTTTTGTGAAATTGGATCGCTTCCCACACGCGACAGCGATCCTTGAGGTACGCGTACATGTCCTTTAGCGTTGGCATCGTTTTTTTGTTGGTTGTTTCCCATTCCCGCATGGTAAATGCATCTAATTTTAATTCGATTAAATGGATTATTAGAAGATCCCATGTTTCCGTCGGCGCATCTAACGTTTTTAACACTTTCAAGTGCAAATCTACCTTGTCGATAAGTTGCCTCAGAGACGCGGGAGAATCTTTTGTGACGTTGGGTAAATCGAATAACGCGCgaatatgattttttatgATCAAACGTTGATCGTCATACCTTTCTTTCAGCAAAGCAATCGCGATTAGTAGTatgtaaaatgttacttcTGGGCCAGGACATTTGGCGTCTTAAAAATCAAGGCAAAATCTT contains these protein-coding regions:
- the LOC138122874 gene encoding uncharacterized protein, whose amino-acid sequence is MLTKNCVWSYVNTKDNPADIISRGCSPRELIDSPLWWHGPSWLSDEAQHWPKYCQTNPNFANDQELPEQRRVVAVAITSEKMLPPDFFTRFSSLRKLQRVLSYCLRFAENCRKPITKHTGPLKVSELQRSMLIILKNVQHQAFSTEIKELEGGRQVSKKSRLISLNPFLDDSGLIRVGGRLRNSGAHSDVKHPIVLPKCEITELIVQSEHISLLHAGPQATLASLRQRYWPMSGRSVVRRIIHNCLKCFRANPTTSYQLMGELPKDRVQPARPFLNSGVDFGGPVYLKEGRGRGKRTVKGYIALFVCFATKALHLELVGDLSSQSFLGALKRFISRRGHVANLYSDNGTNFVGARNELSELGEMLKSQKFERDVIDRLADRTVRWHFIPPHSPHHGGIWEAGIRSVKSHLKRVIGLTSLTYEEMHTVLTQIEACLNSRPLTPISNDPNDLIALSPSHFLIGDLLTAPVEHDVTPLPINRLSRWQYVEQLRQHFWKRWSVDYLTQLQPRRKWNQRLPNIEVGELAVIK